One Arthrobacter sp. StoSoilB20 DNA segment encodes these proteins:
- a CDS encoding LysM domain-containing protein, with product MGLLDNVKKNLGFGGKQPGEKDHREHAAPVAPETAGEDAAAQTAVNQAAEDAAAVEVSTADREAAEAAAAQAAEQQAAANAAAAQEARQEGLEPEAPEVQPQAQEAAAEAAAGAGQQGPVAPRVTEVVVEQGDTMSGIAAQFGVDLGALIATNADTVPNPDRIYPGQVLRLP from the coding sequence ATGGGATTGCTGGACAACGTGAAGAAGAACCTGGGATTCGGCGGAAAGCAGCCAGGTGAAAAGGATCACAGGGAGCACGCTGCGCCCGTTGCCCCCGAAACGGCAGGGGAGGATGCAGCAGCCCAAACGGCCGTGAACCAGGCCGCCGAGGATGCTGCCGCCGTCGAGGTTTCAACCGCGGACCGGGAGGCTGCGGAGGCTGCCGCAGCCCAAGCTGCTGAACAACAGGCGGCAGCGAATGCCGCAGCAGCCCAGGAGGCGCGTCAGGAGGGCTTGGAGCCCGAGGCCCCGGAAGTCCAGCCGCAGGCGCAGGAAGCAGCCGCAGAAGCCGCAGCAGGGGCCGGACAGCAGGGGCCGGTGGCTCCACGCGTCACGGAGGTGGTTGTGGAGCAGGGAGACACCATGAGCGGGATCGCGGCGCAGTTCGGGGTGGATCTCGGAGCGCTGATTGCCACCAACGCCGACACCGTTCCCAACCCGGACCGGATCTACCCGGGGCAGGTGTTGCGACTGCCCTGA
- a CDS encoding MOSC domain-containing protein, with protein MNAASLLAVCRVHQLLPDTGNVGVTAMDKRPVEGPVKVHKLGLHGDVQANRVDHGGEDQALYAYSQADADFWAAELQREVPAGLFGENLRVSGIEATGAVIGERWKIGLDVEVEVTSPRVPCATFQRVLDEPQWVKRFTQAGRVGTYLRVIRTGTISAGDHIHRTFVPKHGITVGQWFSEPDPELVQILLDAEADGEIRLQEDYHPVFEKVLRRNGL; from the coding sequence ATGAACGCTGCTTCCCTCCTGGCCGTCTGCCGTGTCCACCAGCTGCTGCCTGATACCGGCAACGTGGGAGTCACGGCCATGGACAAGCGTCCGGTGGAAGGGCCGGTCAAGGTCCACAAGCTGGGGCTGCACGGTGACGTCCAAGCCAACCGGGTGGACCACGGCGGCGAAGACCAGGCACTGTACGCCTACTCCCAGGCGGATGCGGACTTCTGGGCAGCCGAACTGCAGCGGGAAGTACCGGCAGGCCTCTTTGGCGAGAACCTGCGGGTGTCCGGCATCGAGGCCACCGGCGCCGTGATCGGTGAACGGTGGAAGATCGGCCTGGACGTGGAGGTTGAGGTCACGTCCCCGCGCGTGCCCTGCGCTACCTTCCAACGGGTACTGGACGAGCCGCAGTGGGTGAAGCGGTTCACGCAGGCGGGCCGGGTCGGCACGTACCTGAGGGTGATTAGGACCGGAACCATTTCTGCCGGGGACCATATCCACCGTACGTTCGTTCCCAAGCACGGCATCACCGTTGGCCAATGGTTCAGCGAACCTGATCCTGAACTGGTGCAGATCCTGTTGGACGCCGAGGCTGACGGGGAAATCCGTTTGCAGGAGGACTACCACCCGGTCTTTGAAAAAGTACTCCGGAGGAACGGACTCTAG
- a CDS encoding ROK family protein, whose amino-acid sequence MQTGTAPSTQLVRRVNASAMLKAMRGAGVLTGTELMDSTGLSRATVISICDELVRLGWLQELENQRGAGDYVKGRPARRFIFDDSAASVLGIDIGAHKITAIVADMAGTPLSQVTMPFRTYNVPAKERADVLDRIAADALEKAGVSADTVLAVSAGVAAPVSREGEVLTVQEFWKSFDVRRIVSERHGWHVLLENDANLAALAERWLGTAQGVDNLVVMLAGDRLGAGILESGRLLHGQLGGFGELGYLDNVDGVGDTYGIAHYAVLWGQEAMGSASTSKLRELCGNDPEALTAEMVFNAAADGDTAALDTLERLAHRMARAVGSISTLVNPDLVVIAGAVAASAHALIPGMEKQLPDFTFTPPRLATSTLGEGIVSLGAVRHALDYVEDHALDLYPASLPQHAAAASQV is encoded by the coding sequence ATGCAGACCGGGACGGCACCGTCAACACAACTGGTACGCAGAGTGAACGCCAGCGCAATGCTCAAGGCAATGCGGGGAGCCGGAGTCCTTACCGGCACGGAACTGATGGACAGCACCGGGCTCTCGCGCGCCACGGTCATCTCAATCTGCGACGAACTGGTCCGCCTGGGATGGCTTCAGGAGCTCGAAAACCAGCGGGGCGCCGGCGACTACGTCAAGGGCAGGCCGGCCCGGCGCTTCATCTTCGACGACAGCGCAGCCAGTGTCCTGGGGATCGACATTGGCGCGCACAAGATCACGGCGATTGTGGCCGACATGGCAGGGACCCCACTCTCCCAGGTCACAATGCCTTTCCGCACCTACAACGTCCCAGCCAAGGAACGCGCCGACGTACTGGACAGGATCGCCGCTGATGCTTTGGAGAAAGCAGGGGTCTCCGCCGACACCGTTCTTGCCGTTTCCGCGGGAGTGGCCGCCCCTGTCAGCCGCGAGGGAGAGGTGCTCACGGTCCAGGAATTCTGGAAATCCTTCGACGTCCGCAGGATCGTCTCCGAGCGGCATGGCTGGCATGTGCTCCTGGAAAATGACGCCAACCTCGCTGCCCTCGCAGAACGCTGGCTGGGCACAGCCCAAGGAGTGGACAACCTCGTGGTCATGCTCGCCGGGGACCGATTGGGAGCCGGAATCCTCGAATCCGGCCGGCTGCTCCATGGCCAGCTCGGTGGCTTTGGAGAACTTGGCTACCTGGACAACGTTGACGGCGTGGGCGACACCTACGGGATAGCCCACTATGCAGTCCTCTGGGGCCAGGAAGCCATGGGCTCAGCCTCAACCTCCAAGCTGCGGGAACTCTGTGGCAATGATCCTGAAGCGCTGACAGCAGAGATGGTGTTCAATGCCGCAGCCGACGGTGACACCGCCGCCCTGGACACCCTCGAACGCCTGGCGCATCGCATGGCCCGGGCAGTCGGCTCGATCAGCACCTTGGTCAACCCCGACCTGGTGGTGATCGCAGGCGCCGTCGCGGCCTCCGCCCATGCCCTGATCCCCGGCATGGAAAAGCAATTGCCGGACTTCACCTTCACTCCACCGCGCCTTGCCACCTCCACCCTGGGCGAGGGCATCGTCTCGCTGGGAGCGGTACGTCACGCCCTGGACTACGTGGAAGACCACGCTTTGGACCTCTACCCCGCTTCATTGCCCCAGCACGCGGCAGCGGCGAGTCAGGTGTAG
- a CDS encoding DEAD/DEAH box helicase, giving the protein MTENLNENFDAQTTESAESAVAAETTAEAEAPAAAAAPVENAAPESAAPTFTEAPAFTEAPAAKAEATEPAAPKAEDEEEEGVRFVDLGIDGRVLAALQDVGYEKPSPIQAATIPLLLEGRDVVGLAQTGTGKTAAFAVPALSRLAELHDLNGPSRKTQALVLAPTRELALQVAEAFTSYAKHIDDFTVLPVYGGSAYGPQLAGLRRGAQVVVGTPGRVIDHIAKGSLDLSELQYLVLDEADEMLRMGFADDVEQIFQQTPESRQVALFSATMPGQIRRMSKQYLNNPAEISVKSKTTTGANTKQRYLQVMGPHKLDALTRILEVEEFDGVIAFVRTKMATEDLADKLKSRGFQAAAINGDIPQQQRERTVDALKEGRIDILVATDVAARGLDVERISHVINYDIPHDTESYVHRIGRTGRAGRSGDAILFMTPREKYLLRSIEKATRQPVEQMHLPTAETVNTLRLGKFAERITETLASEDVAAFRDLISSYEEEHNVPAAEIAAALAVMAQGGQPLLVKELPAAPEYQKRERSKDGFGSRGPTRALTEGNATYRIAVGRRQRVMPGSIVGAIANEGGISSAQIGGIDIRSDHSLVELPADLSPEQLRALSRTRIGGELIHLELDNGRKPSGDRGSYQGGGGGGRGGYGDRENRGGGNFKGNGGFKKDFRKSEGGERTSADRGGRSYSDRSERTAGSFGDRDRGQASGSRFGGHGDGARKPRSGGEGGHRDFNRKGKW; this is encoded by the coding sequence ATGACCGAAAATCTCAACGAAAACTTCGACGCCCAGACCACTGAGTCCGCAGAGTCCGCTGTTGCAGCAGAGACTACCGCCGAAGCTGAAGCACCGGCTGCTGCCGCTGCCCCCGTCGAGAACGCTGCACCTGAGTCCGCAGCCCCCACTTTCACTGAAGCTCCTGCCTTCACTGAAGCTCCTGCCGCCAAGGCAGAAGCAACCGAGCCTGCTGCCCCCAAGGCAGAAGACGAGGAAGAAGAAGGCGTCCGCTTCGTCGATCTTGGCATTGATGGCCGCGTCCTGGCCGCCCTGCAGGATGTCGGCTACGAGAAGCCGTCCCCCATCCAGGCAGCCACCATTCCGCTGCTCCTGGAAGGCCGCGACGTCGTCGGCCTCGCCCAGACCGGTACCGGCAAGACCGCAGCATTCGCTGTTCCTGCCCTGTCCCGCCTGGCCGAACTCCATGACCTCAACGGCCCCTCACGCAAGACCCAGGCACTGGTCCTGGCCCCGACGCGTGAACTCGCCCTCCAGGTTGCCGAGGCGTTCACCTCCTACGCCAAGCACATAGACGACTTCACCGTCCTTCCCGTCTACGGTGGCTCGGCTTACGGCCCGCAGCTTGCCGGCCTGCGCCGCGGTGCACAGGTTGTTGTCGGTACCCCGGGCCGTGTGATCGACCACATCGCCAAGGGTTCCCTGGACCTCTCCGAACTCCAGTACCTGGTGCTGGATGAAGCCGACGAGATGCTGCGCATGGGCTTTGCCGATGACGTTGAGCAGATCTTCCAGCAGACCCCGGAGAGCCGCCAGGTTGCCCTGTTCTCTGCCACCATGCCGGGCCAGATCCGCCGCATGTCCAAGCAGTACCTGAACAACCCTGCTGAAATCTCCGTGAAGTCCAAGACCACTACGGGTGCCAACACCAAGCAGCGTTACCTCCAGGTCATGGGCCCGCACAAGCTGGACGCACTGACCCGCATCCTCGAGGTTGAAGAGTTCGACGGCGTCATCGCCTTCGTGCGCACCAAGATGGCTACCGAGGACCTCGCCGACAAGCTGAAGTCCCGCGGTTTCCAGGCTGCCGCCATCAACGGCGACATCCCGCAGCAGCAGCGCGAGCGCACTGTTGACGCGCTGAAGGAAGGCCGCATCGACATCCTCGTGGCCACCGACGTCGCTGCCCGTGGCCTTGACGTTGAGCGCATCAGCCACGTCATCAACTACGACATCCCGCACGACACCGAGTCCTACGTGCACCGCATCGGCCGCACCGGCCGTGCAGGCCGTTCCGGTGACGCCATCCTCTTCATGACGCCGCGCGAGAAGTACCTGCTGCGTTCCATCGAGAAGGCAACCCGCCAGCCGGTGGAGCAGATGCACCTGCCCACCGCCGAGACCGTGAACACGCTGCGCCTGGGCAAGTTCGCCGAGCGCATCACCGAGACCCTCGCGTCCGAGGATGTAGCAGCGTTCCGCGACCTCATCTCCTCCTACGAGGAAGAGCACAACGTTCCGGCAGCTGAGATCGCTGCTGCCCTGGCCGTCATGGCGCAGGGTGGACAGCCCTTGCTGGTCAAGGAACTGCCTGCAGCTCCCGAGTACCAGAAGCGTGAGCGCTCCAAGGACGGCTTCGGCTCCCGTGGCCCGACCCGCGCACTCACCGAGGGCAATGCCACCTACAGGATCGCCGTCGGACGCCGCCAGCGCGTCATGCCGGGTTCCATCGTGGGCGCCATTGCCAACGAAGGCGGCATTTCCTCCGCACAGATCGGCGGGATCGACATCCGCTCGGACCACTCCCTGGTGGAGCTTCCGGCAGACCTCAGCCCCGAGCAGTTGCGTGCACTGTCCCGCACCCGCATCGGTGGCGAGTTGATCCACCTCGAACTGGACAACGGACGCAAGCCCAGCGGCGACCGTGGCAGCTACCAAGGTGGCGGCGGCGGTGGACGTGGCGGCTATGGCGACCGCGAGAACCGTGGCGGCGGCAACTTCAAGGGCAACGGCGGCTTCAAGAAGGACTTCCGCAAGTCCGAAGGCGGCGAGCGTACCTCCGCTGACCGTGGTGGCCGCTCGTACAGCGACCGCTCTGAGCGCACGGCAGGCAGCTTCGGCGACCGCGACCGTGGCCAGGCCAGCGGCTCCCGCTTCGGCGGTCACGGTGACGGCGCCCGCAAGCCCCGCAGTGGCGGCGAAGGCGGACACCGCGATTTCAACCGCAAGGGCAAGTGGTAA
- a CDS encoding response regulator produces the protein MTLVLIVEDEARIARAMQITLQAHGYQALSVGSGAEALQAVAKQPVEIVVLDLGLPDMDGVEIIRRIRGWSSMPIIVLSARHASEDKVEALDAGADDYVTKPFGLDELLARLRVASRRVVTGQEEPTLATADFMVDLAGRKIVKDGAEVRLTPTEWNILELLVRNKGKLVSQQQILTQVWGQAYAKETQYLRVYIAQLRRKLERDPSEPRHLHTEAGMGYRFDP, from the coding sequence ATGACGCTGGTGCTGATCGTTGAGGACGAGGCCCGGATTGCCCGCGCCATGCAGATCACCCTCCAGGCCCATGGCTACCAGGCGTTGTCCGTGGGGAGCGGCGCCGAGGCCCTGCAGGCTGTCGCCAAGCAACCCGTGGAGATCGTGGTGCTGGACCTTGGGCTGCCGGATATGGACGGCGTGGAGATCATCCGCCGCATTCGCGGGTGGAGCAGCATGCCCATCATTGTGCTTTCCGCCAGGCACGCCTCCGAGGACAAGGTCGAAGCGCTCGACGCCGGTGCGGACGACTACGTGACCAAGCCCTTCGGTTTGGATGAGCTGCTGGCCAGGCTCCGGGTGGCCTCACGCCGTGTGGTCACGGGCCAGGAAGAACCAACGCTGGCCACCGCCGATTTCATGGTGGATTTGGCCGGCAGGAAAATCGTCAAGGACGGCGCGGAAGTCCGGTTGACGCCCACGGAATGGAACATCCTGGAGCTCCTGGTCCGCAACAAGGGGAAGCTGGTGAGCCAGCAGCAAATCCTCACGCAGGTTTGGGGGCAGGCCTATGCCAAGGAAACCCAATACCTGCGGGTCTACATTGCCCAGTTGCGCCGGAAGCTGGAGCGCGATCCTTCAGAGCCACGCCATCTGCACACCGAAGCCGGCATGGGCTACCGTTTTGATCCCTGA
- a CDS encoding ATP-binding protein, translating into MAAPTAESNGDDGVLLRLPPVHGIGRNRVIAGLVLALLLPPAVEILVTVFGFRNFSMIMLLQLAVAVAVAAIGGLWPAVVAAVLGSFLLNYFSADPVGSLSIADPTTLFTLVVFLAVACGVALAVGLATRRAQEAARSEAEATALSGLALRILSSDGSLETFLEKVRANLGMEAVTLLGTAAAGAPSLPGASPVSQVLASAGPNPPVTHAAADHAAVVDPQYTLLLRGGALSPQRQRLLAAFGALVVAVRERQQLVKSRRDNVRLSEGNKMRTSILRAVSHDLRTPLAGIKLAVSSLRQEDVDFPPDVERELLETIEDYADRLDHLVDNLLDMSRITADAVNPLLGGIVWAEVLPQALRGVPARHLRNELPPNLPPVQADAGMLERVVANIVENAVKYAPDSDVVLTARTGAGITVGDRPAGELRIVDHGRGVGREDVLTMFQPFQRFGDSGGPGQSSGGGIGLGLAVAKGFCEAMGGRLDAEPTPGGGLTMVVTLPLWTGGPQ; encoded by the coding sequence ATGGCGGCACCAACTGCGGAGAGCAACGGCGACGACGGCGTGTTGCTTCGGCTCCCGCCGGTGCACGGCATTGGCCGGAACCGGGTCATCGCCGGCCTGGTGCTGGCATTGCTGCTGCCGCCCGCCGTCGAAATTCTGGTGACGGTCTTTGGCTTCCGCAACTTTTCCATGATCATGCTGCTCCAACTTGCCGTGGCGGTTGCTGTTGCCGCGATCGGCGGGTTGTGGCCGGCCGTGGTGGCCGCCGTCCTGGGCAGCTTCCTGCTCAACTATTTCTCTGCCGATCCGGTGGGCTCATTGTCCATTGCCGATCCCACGACGTTGTTCACATTGGTGGTCTTCCTTGCGGTGGCCTGTGGCGTTGCACTTGCCGTGGGCCTGGCTACCAGGCGCGCGCAGGAAGCGGCGCGTTCGGAAGCCGAAGCCACTGCCTTGAGCGGGTTGGCCCTGCGGATCCTGAGTTCGGACGGAAGCCTGGAAACGTTCCTGGAGAAGGTCAGGGCCAACCTCGGGATGGAAGCGGTGACGCTGTTGGGCACTGCAGCAGCGGGGGCGCCCTCCCTTCCGGGTGCATCTCCGGTCTCGCAGGTCCTGGCCAGCGCCGGCCCGAATCCGCCGGTGACCCATGCCGCGGCCGATCATGCCGCCGTCGTTGATCCCCAGTACACGCTGTTGCTGCGCGGGGGAGCGTTGTCCCCGCAACGCCAGCGGCTGCTGGCAGCGTTCGGTGCCTTGGTGGTGGCTGTCCGGGAGCGGCAGCAGTTGGTGAAGAGCCGCCGGGACAACGTCCGGCTGTCCGAGGGCAACAAGATGCGGACATCGATCCTGCGGGCGGTGTCCCATGACCTGCGGACACCCCTGGCCGGCATCAAGCTCGCCGTCAGCAGCCTGCGGCAGGAGGACGTGGATTTTCCTCCGGACGTGGAGCGGGAGCTGTTGGAGACCATCGAGGACTATGCGGACCGCCTTGACCACCTGGTGGACAATCTCCTGGACATGTCCCGGATCACCGCTGATGCGGTGAATCCGCTGCTGGGCGGCATCGTCTGGGCCGAGGTACTGCCGCAGGCGTTGCGCGGAGTTCCAGCACGGCATCTCCGCAATGAACTTCCGCCCAATCTTCCCCCGGTCCAGGCCGATGCGGGCATGCTGGAGCGCGTGGTGGCCAACATCGTGGAGAACGCCGTAAAGTACGCGCCGGACTCGGATGTGGTCCTGACGGCTAGAACCGGCGCCGGAATTACCGTGGGAGACAGGCCGGCCGGTGAACTGCGGATCGTTGATCATGGCAGGGGAGTGGGCCGGGAAGACGTCCTCACCATGTTCCAGCCGTTCCAGCGCTTCGGCGACTCCGGGGGACCAGGGCAAAGCAGCGGCGGCGGGATCGGCTTGGGACTGGCCGTGGCCAAGGGGTTCTGTGAGGCCATGGGCGGCAGGCTCGATGCCGAGCCGACGCCGGGTGGCGGCTTGACCATGGTGGTCACGCTTCCGCTGTGGACCGGTGGCCCGCAATGA
- a CDS encoding NAD(P)-binding oxidoreductase, with amino-acid sequence MSRIAIIGGHGKVALHLSRILSGEGHEVTSFIRNPDHVADVTETGANAQVLDVENSTTAELAQAFEGQDAVVWSAGAGGGNPDRTYAVDRDAAIRSMDAAATAGVQRYVMVSYIGAAKDHGVPADNPFFAYAEAKAAADDYLRATDLDWTVLGPGTLTDEPATGLIQTDPENPGNGTQTSRANVALVTAAVLELPGTIHRTIAFKDGSNDVVDALTEG; translated from the coding sequence ATGAGCCGAATCGCAATTATTGGTGGCCACGGGAAAGTGGCCCTGCATCTGTCCCGCATCCTCAGTGGCGAAGGTCACGAAGTCACGTCGTTCATCCGAAATCCCGACCATGTGGCCGATGTCACCGAAACCGGCGCCAACGCCCAGGTGCTGGACGTGGAAAACTCGACGACGGCGGAACTCGCCCAGGCGTTCGAGGGCCAGGACGCCGTGGTCTGGTCCGCAGGAGCCGGCGGGGGCAATCCGGACAGGACGTACGCCGTGGATCGGGACGCGGCCATCCGCTCGATGGACGCGGCAGCCACGGCCGGGGTCCAGCGGTACGTGATGGTGTCCTACATCGGCGCCGCAAAGGACCACGGAGTCCCCGCGGACAACCCGTTCTTTGCCTACGCGGAGGCCAAAGCGGCCGCGGATGACTACCTGCGCGCCACCGACCTCGACTGGACCGTCCTGGGCCCGGGAACCCTCACCGACGAGCCCGCCACAGGCCTGATCCAGACTGACCCGGAGAACCCCGGCAACGGCACTCAGACCTCCCGGGCCAACGTTGCTTTGGTGACCGCGGCAGTCCTGGAACTTCCCGGCACCATCCACCGGACCATCGCGTTCAAGGATGGAAGCAACGACGTTGTGGATGCCCTCACCGAAGGCTGA
- a CDS encoding Na+/H+ antiporter, whose product MDQLALIVGLLLATVVAVGLGDRLRLPYPVLMLLLAVALTFIPGFPEFEISPELILPIFLPPLLFATAQKSSWAVFRVRWRTLLLLAVALVVVSTAVVAGAAWLMIPGIGIPAAIALGAMVAPPDPVAVESVAGRVHMPRRLTTVLQSEGLFNDAAAIVIFQAAVAATVSGKEVGPEVIPQFVIGAALAVLIGIAMGWLTKVITKLVTSMVARSAVTLVVPFAAYILAEELHASGVVAVVVTALELQRHARPQDAAERVTRTAFWDVVELLATGLAFGLVGLEIRHVIRDEGTAIFGMIGMAVIICILVFVVRFLWLGLLALTARRRRNLLQPTSPKEVLILTWCGMRGLATLALALALPLTLPDGSEFPARHEILVIACAVLLATLVLPGLTLPWLMRVLKATEDGSHEQDAAKVLAKRAQSAAVAALKDHDLMKELPAEKVALVKEKMRRLHAELLDGTLQNESVAEKRKRGRELSIAVQTIALDAARQEVVAARNELGTDPEVADRVLRQLDLRTMSMPE is encoded by the coding sequence ATGGATCAGTTGGCGCTCATTGTCGGGTTGCTGCTTGCGACGGTGGTGGCAGTGGGCCTGGGGGACCGGCTCAGGCTGCCGTATCCGGTCCTGATGCTCCTGCTGGCTGTTGCGCTCACCTTCATCCCGGGCTTTCCCGAGTTTGAAATCTCGCCCGAGCTGATCCTGCCGATCTTCCTTCCGCCGCTCTTGTTTGCCACTGCCCAGAAGAGTTCCTGGGCTGTGTTCCGGGTCAGGTGGCGGACGCTGCTGCTGCTGGCCGTAGCCCTCGTGGTTGTGTCCACTGCTGTAGTCGCCGGTGCCGCCTGGCTCATGATTCCGGGCATCGGTATCCCGGCGGCGATTGCCCTGGGCGCCATGGTGGCACCTCCTGACCCCGTGGCCGTCGAGTCAGTGGCAGGCCGCGTGCACATGCCGCGCCGGCTCACCACCGTCCTCCAGAGTGAGGGGCTCTTCAACGACGCCGCGGCAATCGTCATTTTCCAGGCGGCCGTGGCAGCCACCGTATCCGGGAAGGAAGTGGGCCCCGAGGTCATCCCGCAGTTTGTCATCGGAGCCGCTTTGGCCGTCCTGATCGGCATCGCGATGGGTTGGCTGACCAAGGTCATCACCAAGCTGGTGACGTCCATGGTGGCCCGCAGCGCCGTCACCTTGGTGGTGCCGTTCGCGGCTTACATCCTGGCCGAAGAGCTTCACGCCTCAGGTGTGGTGGCCGTCGTCGTGACTGCCCTGGAACTCCAGCGCCATGCGCGTCCGCAGGACGCCGCCGAGCGCGTCACCAGGACAGCGTTCTGGGACGTCGTGGAACTGCTGGCCACCGGGCTGGCCTTCGGCTTGGTGGGGCTCGAGATCCGCCACGTCATCCGGGACGAGGGGACGGCGATCTTCGGGATGATCGGCATGGCTGTGATCATCTGCATCCTGGTATTCGTGGTCCGCTTCCTCTGGCTTGGCCTGCTTGCCTTGACGGCCCGCAGGCGCAGGAACCTCCTGCAGCCCACGTCCCCCAAGGAAGTGCTGATCCTGACCTGGTGCGGCATGCGCGGCCTGGCTACCCTCGCCTTGGCGTTGGCTTTGCCCCTGACATTGCCTGACGGCAGCGAATTCCCCGCGCGGCACGAGATCCTGGTCATTGCCTGCGCCGTCCTGCTGGCCACGCTGGTGCTCCCAGGCCTGACCCTTCCGTGGCTCATGCGGGTACTGAAAGCTACCGAAGACGGTTCACACGAGCAGGATGCTGCAAAGGTCCTGGCCAAACGGGCCCAGTCCGCGGCCGTGGCGGCGCTGAAGGACCACGACCTGATGAAAGAACTCCCGGCAGAGAAGGTGGCGCTGGTCAAGGAGAAGATGCGCCGGCTCCATGCCGAGCTCCTGGACGGCACGCTGCAGAACGAGTCGGTTGCCGAGAAGCGGAAGCGCGGACGGGAGCTCTCCATCGCAGTGCAGACCATCGCGTTGGATGCTGCCCGCCAGGAAGTGGTGGCTGCCCGGAACGAGCTGGGTACTGATCCGGAAGTGGCAGACCGCGTGCTCAGGCAACTGGACCTGCGGACGATGTCTATGCCGGAGTAG
- a CDS encoding Tat pathway signal protein, with protein sequence MGPKDSPDASGNNGGSRDNNPDFGAGNNPPKPPPWQVPKPDLHPELFTPVQDGGQGGNQQPSQAGNQQGNQQGNQQGNQPPTRQGKAAKNKKVPAGAPSGAAPRPGQPQPGQPLPVVDPFARERERGEAEAAKKKKRSQRRTVVVGLGVTALLAGTITAIVASNEQEADYAQVCFNEETGERVDDNQCDNSSSAGRSSGVYAWYFYSRGASVPAVGQNRTAYPSYTKNVPTGAKSSTGYSTKGGTVSRGGFGSSSKSGGSSGG encoded by the coding sequence ATGGGCCCGAAAGACAGCCCTGACGCATCCGGCAATAATGGCGGCAGCAGGGACAACAACCCGGACTTTGGAGCGGGCAACAATCCGCCCAAGCCCCCACCCTGGCAGGTGCCCAAACCCGACCTCCACCCGGAGCTGTTCACCCCCGTCCAGGACGGCGGACAAGGGGGAAACCAGCAACCCAGCCAAGCGGGCAATCAGCAGGGCAACCAGCAGGGCAACCAACAGGGCAACCAGCCGCCTACCCGCCAGGGCAAGGCTGCGAAGAACAAGAAGGTGCCTGCGGGAGCCCCCTCCGGCGCAGCACCCCGGCCAGGCCAACCCCAGCCGGGCCAGCCACTGCCAGTAGTGGATCCCTTCGCCCGGGAACGCGAACGCGGCGAGGCCGAGGCTGCCAAGAAGAAGAAGCGCTCGCAGCGTCGTACCGTAGTGGTCGGCCTCGGCGTGACAGCGCTGCTGGCCGGAACCATCACCGCAATCGTTGCCAGCAACGAGCAGGAAGCTGACTACGCGCAGGTTTGTTTCAATGAGGAAACCGGCGAGCGCGTTGACGACAACCAGTGTGACAACAGCAGCTCGGCAGGCCGAAGCTCCGGTGTCTACGCCTGGTACTTCTACTCCCGGGGCGCCAGCGTGCCTGCTGTGGGGCAGAACCGCACCGCCTACCCCAGTTACACCAAGAACGTTCCCACAGGAGCCAAGTCCTCCACGGGCTACAGCACCAAGGGCGGCACGGTCAGCCGCGGCGGCTTTGGCAGCAGTTCCAAAAGCGGCGGAAGCTCGGGAGGCTAG